attaacaggctgttactatactcaAGAACAAATCGcgtgaatatgtaaatctagggtttgtttatctttactccttcaattggaatagggtataggTATAGTGCGACAATAATCTTGTGGCAATTCAATCACATTTACAGGGGTCAGGTCACGTAGTTGTAATTTAAGGATTACCagttaataaaattaccttACTTTTAGGGAATACATAAATGCTTATAATCGAGTTTTGTCTTATGCATAGAAATCAGCGTCCATGTCttcaaaaaattaagtataagaATTAATAAGATAACAcgtaacaacaggcacaagggacataaaatcttagttcccaaggttggtggcgcattggctatgtaagcgatggttgacatttcttacaatgccaatgtctaagggtgtttggtgaccacttaccatcaggtggcccatatgctcgtccgccttcctactctataaaacaaaacatataatcATCATTCTTCATATTGTATaccaataaaatcttttttcttCTATAATATGATATCTCTTATTTAAGGCTTAGTAGTAAGTAAGGTTAAGTATTAGTCTTTGTGTTCTGAATTGTTTTCTAAAAGGAAAGAGGATAACTAAGCCCTGTTATCCAAGTTCAATTCCAAAAGTGATTGGTATTGATTAGTGATTTCCATTTATTCCCAGAATAAGCATGTTAGTGGAAATAAAttgacaattataattatatgtaagttTGCTGTCTAAAAGGCTTCTTTGGTCTAAAAGGGTCCGTTAAAGGAATAGGAAAGTTACAAAGGTATCTATATtttaaccgtaccgtaacagcctgtgaatgtcccactgctgggctaaaggcctcctctcctctttttgaggagaaggtttggagcttattccaccacgctgctccaatgcgggttggtagaattcacatgtggcagaacttcagtgaaattagacacatgcaggtttcctcacgatgttttccttcaccgtaaagcacgagatgaattataatcacaaattaagcacatgaaaattcagtggtgcttgcccgggtttgaactcacgatcatcggttaagattcacgcgttcttaccacagggccatctcggcttctctaTATATTTTGCTATCTCTTAATTTCACATGTAGTGAAATGAAGAGATAGCAAAATATAGATAGGAGGATAGGATAGGATagtgatagaaaaaaaatgttttgttattttttttttaattgaatacattATTAGTAGTAcagttaaagtttatttttccaAACTTATATGAtgccttataatttttttatatatatctggcTAGACATGTATTaacaatttagttaaaaaaaaaactatttagatagtgataatatcaataaaatttatatttcattataatacctTAGTGTCAATATTCACAAGTTACAatacttatttcattattatttttagtagctacttgttttgtacaacagattattaatatatttcaatcattgataattattatcacaaataataTCTCAATCAGTCAAACATTCGAACCTTCAATTTTAGCAATATGGTTCTCAAGTAACTTAATTCGTCGTTTCTTAGAATTTAAAAGTTGAATAAATTTCCCATATAGATTAGATTCTAAGGATTCTTTAATGTCAATAAGCTTTTCAAGTTCACTCTTGCATTTGTCTATTTCATTATTCAGTAGctcattatttttctttaaacctTCTATTGCTGATTGCagcaatttattttcatttaataaataatctatgacACTGTCTTTGGTTTCTATAGATTCATCTCGTTGGAGAGTCACAAAACCATGAACCAAAACTGCAGTAgagtcaataaatatttttttccaacaAAATTTTGCCTCAAAAGTATTAGATTCGGAATGAGTGAATTCATACTTATACATATCATTGGTTTTTTTTAAGGCATCCCTCACATTTTTTGCATATTCAACTGCATCTTCATGGAGACGCTCTTCAAATGACTTGGCTAGTTCCAAAGAGAAACTGCCTGACCAACTGTGATCATCGCTAAATATCTGGATACAAAACAAACTACTTTCACTTTGCGCCCAACATACTTTtgcatacaaaaaaatattatttatctcaaactttgtaataaatgtttctGAATTCATTTTCatctgataaatttattttaaatgattcattCGGCTAGcacatatttcattttaaaacatttttattctattatcatACATCTGTATCTCACACCTGTTTAGTTGTTatttgtctattaataaatggttgaacaaattattatcatttagatATTTCGTTTATTCGTTTATTGTGCATGAagttaatttaatgtttgtgTTTGTATATTCTTTGAATTTCTTTGACACTGACAGCAACTCAATTTTTTGTTTCTGTCCTACGAACATTATACTCTGTGTTTCTGTCATTCCGTCTCCAGTCTCCACCAAAACAGCCAAAGTGGAAACTTGTACTATGTGCACCAATTGGCAATGTTtcaattgtttcatttttagtCTGATGTACAATCAGAATACTAGATAATGAAAAGCTTAACAATCATTTAAACTAATCAAAaatatcatacatttttttcttgctGATAAAcgatgtacaaaaatataatatattaatttaaaaaaaagatacatagcaatttattaagctatattaatataaaaaaggatacTTGTATGATACaacatatattacaatacattaataaaataaaacaatcaaacaATCAACAGTTTTAGCAATGCAGTACAGTTTCTGATATTCGATTaattttatctacatatattttatatatgtatcgaATATCGGAAACTACTGTACT
The Nymphalis io chromosome 19, ilAglIoxx1.1, whole genome shotgun sequence DNA segment above includes these coding regions:
- the LOC126776024 gene encoding DNA repair protein XRCC4-like, with protein sequence MKMNSETFITKFEINNIFLYAKVCWAQSESSLFCIQIFSDDHSWSGSFSLELAKSFEERLHEDAVEYAKNVRDALKKTNDMYKYEFTHSESNTFEAKFCWKKIFIDSTAVLVHGFVTLQRDESIETKDSVIDYLLNENKLLQSAIEGLKKNNELLNNEIDKCKSELEKLIDIKESLESNLYGKFIQLLNSKKRRIKLLENHIAKIEGSNV